In Phyllostomus discolor isolate MPI-MPIP mPhyDis1 chromosome 3, mPhyDis1.pri.v3, whole genome shotgun sequence, a single genomic region encodes these proteins:
- the IFT22 gene encoding intraflagellar transport protein 22 homolog isoform X1: MLKAKILFVGPCESGKTVLANFLTESSDITEYNPTQGVRILEFENPHVASNNKGTGCEFELWDCGGDPKFESCWPALMKDSHGVVIVFNADIPSHLKEIEMWYSCFVQQQFLQDTQCLLIAHHKPGSGSEKGNLSLSPPLNKLKLVHSNLEDDPEEIRMEFMKYLKSIINSMSESRDREEMSIIT; this comes from the exons ATGCTGAAGGCCAAGATTCTCTTCGTGGGGCCCTGCGAG AGTGGAAAAACCGTTTTGGCCAACTTCCTGACAGAATCTTCTGACATCACTGAATACAACCCAACCCAAGGAGTGAG GATCCTGGAATTTGAGAACCCACATGTTGCCAGCAACAACAAAGGCACGGGGTGCGAATTTGAGCTGTGGGATTGTGGCGGAGATCCAAA GTTCGAATCTTGCTGGCCAGCCCTGATGAAGGACTCTCACGGGGTGGTGATTGTCTTCAACGCTGACATCCCAAGCCACCTGAAGGAAATCGAGATGTGGTATTCCTGCTTTGTTCAACAGCAGTTCTTACAGGATACTCAGTGTCTGTTAATTGCACACCACAAACCAGGCTCTGGCAGTGAGAAAGGAAACCTGTCTTTGT caCCACCCTTGAACAAGCTGAAGCTGGTGCACTCGAATCTTGAGGATGACCCTGAAGAGATCCGGATGGAATTCATGAAGTATTTAAAAAGCATCATCAACTCCATGTCTGAGAGCAGAGACCGTGAGGAGATGTCAATTATTACCTAA
- the IFT22 gene encoding intraflagellar transport protein 22 homolog isoform X2, translating into MKDSHGVVIVFNADIPSHLKEIEMWYSCFVQQQFLQDTQCLLIAHHKPGSGSEKGNLSLSPPLNKLKLVHSNLEDDPEEIRMEFMKYLKSIINSMSESRDREEMSIIT; encoded by the exons ATGAAGGACTCTCACGGGGTGGTGATTGTCTTCAACGCTGACATCCCAAGCCACCTGAAGGAAATCGAGATGTGGTATTCCTGCTTTGTTCAACAGCAGTTCTTACAGGATACTCAGTGTCTGTTAATTGCACACCACAAACCAGGCTCTGGCAGTGAGAAAGGAAACCTGTCTTTGT caCCACCCTTGAACAAGCTGAAGCTGGTGCACTCGAATCTTGAGGATGACCCTGAAGAGATCCGGATGGAATTCATGAAGTATTTAAAAAGCATCATCAACTCCATGTCTGAGAGCAGAGACCGTGAGGAGATGTCAATTATTACCTAA